The proteins below come from a single Deltaproteobacteria bacterium genomic window:
- a CDS encoding ABC transporter substrate-binding protein, with translation MKKVGKGFLLVGCLFFLLSLVAFGSSKALAANAKFEVGKMGDMSDFDPNNPAVTGGDTIKIAMVASFSGPAAFVGQMFYLSAIWVAHDINKRGGLMVDGKKKLVQVIKADHMSKPDQTKKICERMVLQEKVHVLLGTNGSHLMKIINETANRYKVIAQNFTAVTDDLMDAQNFSRYAFMSTYSTEQIGRAFAYYYGQVRKKEKKFYILCQDYMFGHSMAAGFKHGLKEYYPGAEIVGEDYHKLFLTDFAPYLTKIKASGAEVIYTGDWIPDAANLVKQARQMGIKQPFAHLFLDEANFLADVGVEGSKGLTVLNAFETEGPWLKTPDQIKFYKIWNELWKNKWKAPYNTPIFEYPIGAVGYWASQYYWLLSVIERAGSTDPEKIIKVWENDSFQDITGKVYKMRACDHKAISDLLIIEFVPPEQQKVSFNIAPYYWYKNFSYYGPSTRIPAEKALPFMDKELDRCKGKSPAGQ, from the coding sequence ATGAAAAAGGTTGGTAAAGGATTTTTGCTGGTTGGTTGTCTGTTTTTCCTTTTATCCCTGGTGGCCTTCGGGTCATCCAAGGCCCTGGCGGCGAATGCCAAATTCGAGGTCGGCAAAATGGGGGACATGTCCGACTTCGACCCCAACAACCCGGCGGTAACCGGTGGGGACACCATCAAGATCGCCATGGTGGCCTCTTTTTCCGGGCCGGCGGCCTTCGTGGGACAGATGTTTTATCTTTCCGCCATCTGGGTGGCCCATGACATCAACAAGCGGGGAGGCCTGATGGTGGACGGCAAAAAAAAGCTGGTTCAGGTCATCAAAGCCGATCACATGTCCAAACCGGATCAGACCAAGAAGATCTGTGAGCGGATGGTCCTCCAGGAAAAGGTCCATGTCCTGTTGGGCACCAACGGCAGCCATCTAATGAAAATCATTAACGAGACGGCCAATAGATATAAGGTCATCGCCCAGAATTTCACAGCGGTGACCGATGACCTCATGGATGCCCAGAACTTCAGCCGTTATGCCTTCATGTCCACTTACTCGACCGAGCAGATCGGTCGGGCCTTTGCCTATTATTATGGACAGGTCCGGAAAAAAGAGAAAAAATTTTATATCCTCTGCCAGGATTACATGTTCGGCCATTCCATGGCCGCCGGGTTCAAACATGGGTTGAAGGAATATTATCCCGGAGCCGAGATTGTCGGCGAGGATTACCACAAGCTGTTTCTGACCGATTTTGCCCCTTACCTGACCAAAATCAAGGCCTCCGGGGCCGAGGTGATCTATACCGGGGACTGGATCCCGGATGCAGCCAACTTAGTCAAACAGGCCCGGCAAATGGGGATCAAACAGCCATTCGCCCACTTATTCCTCGACGAGGCCAACTTCCTTGCCGATGTCGGCGTGGAGGGTTCAAAAGGATTAACGGTCCTGAACGCCTTCGAAACGGAAGGCCCCTGGTTGAAAACACCGGATCAGATCAAATTCTATAAGATCTGGAACGAGTTGTGGAAGAATAAGTGGAAGGCTCCTTATAACACGCCCATTTTCGAATATCCGATCGGAGCCGTGGGTTATTGGGCCTCCCAGTATTATTGGCTCTTAAGCGTCATCGAGCGGGCCGGGAGTACGGATCCGGAAAAGATCATCAAGGTCTGGGAAAACGATAGTTTTCAGGATATAACCGGGAAAGTCTATAAGATGCGGGCCTGTGACCACAAGGCCATCTCCGATTTGCTGATCATCGAATTCGTACCGCCCGAACAGCAGAAGGTCTCTTTCAATATCGCCCCCTATTACTGGTATAAAAATTTCTCTTATTACGGCCCATCCACCAGGATCCCGGCAGAAAAAGCCCTGCCCTTTATGGATAAGGAGTTGGATCGCTGTAAAGGAAAGAGTCCGGCAGGACAGTAA
- a CDS encoding TetR/AcrR family transcriptional regulator: protein MSVWTEMVRDPRPELDKYERFTEKGQKKINEICRAAAMVFYEKGYLSATLADVAQAAGLTKGAIFHYFSTKEELLFLVLYRYTESTLGELMVRLNAFSDPQERIYEYIYLFIMTYKKRQFESRLALNEVVNLPEKYLNIIKEKQREFVKILRSLIEDLLEKKERKPGLITFLTYSLLGMCTWPYRWFNLDGKSSPEELAQVIFKIFMGRLKFLEPGGDRGFSHKVKKLKK, encoded by the coding sequence TTGTCGGTTTGGACTGAAATGGTGAGAGATCCAAGGCCTGAATTAGATAAATATGAAAGGTTTACCGAAAAAGGGCAGAAAAAAATTAATGAAATCTGCCGGGCGGCCGCTATGGTTTTTTATGAAAAAGGCTATCTCTCCGCTACGCTGGCTGATGTAGCCCAGGCCGCCGGCCTGACCAAAGGGGCTATATTTCATTATTTTTCCACCAAAGAAGAACTCCTTTTTTTAGTCTTATACCGATATACGGAGAGTACTCTGGGTGAATTAATGGTAAGGCTTAATGCATTCAGTGACCCTCAAGAACGGATATATGAGTATATTTATCTTTTTATCATGACCTATAAAAAAAGGCAGTTTGAATCCCGTCTGGCACTCAATGAAGTGGTGAATCTTCCTGAAAAATATCTGAATATTATCAAGGAGAAGCAAAGGGAATTCGTAAAGATTTTGCGATCGCTCATTGAGGATCTGTTGGAAAAAAAGGAAAGAAAGCCCGGATTGATTACCTTCCTCACCTATTCATTACTGGGCATGTGTACCTGGCCTTACCGGTGGTTCAATCTGGACGGGAAATCGTCTCCCGAGGAGTTAGCCCAGGTTATTTTTAAGATATTTATGGGACGACTGAAATTTCTTGAACCAGGGGGGGATCGGGGTTTTTCCCATAAGGTCAAGAAATTAAAGAAATAA
- a CDS encoding nitroreductase family protein yields the protein MAFLIIDKSKCKKDGLCAGECPGGLIKLQEDTGYPAIIPGGVRGCNLCGHCVAVCPHGALTHSDIPAEDCPGIKPELSINEEQAVQFLRSRRSIRVYQDKPVEKEKITRLIETARYAPTGGNGQRIEWFVLTDKTRMHSLAGRTVDSIRQAIEANPQVLIRQPYLPLVVKAWEAGIDSILRGAPALVVASAPKEAPDGLVDLSLALSYLDLMAPTMGLGTCWAGLLQHALLSAPSLKEFLGMPVEHPHFYPMMLGYPKAKYYQLPGRKPPKITFFP from the coding sequence GTGGCGTTTTTAATCATTGATAAGAGTAAGTGCAAAAAAGACGGCCTCTGTGCCGGGGAATGCCCTGGGGGCCTGATCAAGCTCCAGGAGGACACCGGCTATCCCGCGATCATTCCAGGCGGCGTCAGGGGCTGTAACCTATGTGGACATTGCGTGGCCGTATGTCCCCACGGCGCACTGACCCATTCGGACATTCCGGCAGAAGATTGCCCGGGCATTAAGCCGGAACTCAGCATTAATGAAGAACAGGCCGTACAATTCCTGCGGTCCCGCCGTTCTATCCGAGTCTATCAAGACAAGCCCGTAGAAAAGGAGAAAATTACAAGACTCATCGAGACAGCCCGCTACGCCCCCACTGGCGGAAACGGCCAACGGATAGAATGGTTCGTTCTGACGGATAAGACCAGGATGCATTCATTGGCCGGCCGGACGGTGGACTCCATTCGTCAGGCTATTGAAGCGAATCCCCAAGTCCTGATCCGACAGCCCTATTTGCCATTGGTTGTCAAGGCCTGGGAGGCGGGGATTGATTCCATACTCCGGGGTGCCCCGGCCCTGGTGGTGGCCTCTGCTCCCAAGGAAGCGCCGGACGGCCTGGTCGATTTGAGCCTGGCCCTTTCTTATCTGGATCTGATGGCCCCGACGATGGGTCTGGGCACGTGCTGGGCCGGATTGCTTCAACATGCCCTCCTTTCCGCACCCTCCCTGAAAGAATTCCTGGGTATGCCGGTGGAGCATCCCCATTTTTATCCCATGATGCTGGGATACCCAAAGGCAAAATATTATCAGCTTCCCGGACGAAAACCGCCCAAGATCACCTTTTTCCCTTGA